A window from Salmo trutta chromosome 29, fSalTru1.1, whole genome shotgun sequence encodes these proteins:
- the LOC115166810 gene encoding zinc finger protein 609 isoform X3: MESPVSTPAPPPLHLLAAVGDNIASPCEQIMVRTRSVASNTSDASLATEPDCLGPCEPGTSVNLEGIVWQETEDGMLVVNVTWRNKSYVGTLLDCTRHDWAPPRFCESPTSDLEMRNGRGRGKRMRPNSNTPVNENSNSSDNKGSGTSKTRAANNNSKGRRGSQTSSERRTPPNSNTEDVKASPSSASKRKSKPASDMEPNSSSEDTKGNKRMRTNSNSGGGGAPPPVLPPIPSIKTEPPTLDRNCPSPVLIDCPHPGCNKKYKHINGLKYHQARAHNDDDDIKLDLDGDSEYGEDSTLHPEPGNCNGASSSHKGCLSPARSVTPKGRGLDCQSPSPSPSKFGSKHSKKKGGDADPEASGMPMEGCDDGPCLTDEASNDGMEKSKSHKKSKTDKLSQKNMKSLSRPVPPGSVASQQLYSLQAASFPAGGNPNASLGIPPMIQGIPKSPQMKGAQPTKPPAAMGDPAALNPASGASKEKKKKEKKKRDSRKEADSPKPPGKGGKPEEGKSPYSESSEPGKGDGLLNGSSDPHQSRLASIKAEADKIYSFTDNAPSLSIGVASRIEGTGMPQPLTPLHVVTQNGGGADNSSVKTNSPAYSDISDAGEDGEGRLVEGVKVKVEDQGIREGAKKALFPSQTPNKESPYYAGYEAYYSPNYTCPSPGAANPGMPHTESPAVKVKREDEQENVEDKVKVEPHEDRKPEMNASSQQQQQQHHHQQQQQSVIQQRSNMYMQPLYYNQYSYVPPYAYHPDQAYHNHLLNTNPAYRHQYEERQRQVISEQHRAAVAEKKSSDAAAMKEREASMKEEWKQKALGPPTLSKAPGKTDSLANKTQQNQGKTRDSPSEPSKASATGLKGEVSKSQQAEGLKMKLSEGGHHGKEDSKPSLDSRAGIEQAMWYRQQTQMEDEQQQPPPRWKDERDRERERDRDRKGKDDRPNRPKESGGPKEEDGAGPKEGTDPRTSSAEDQRAMGKDPRANAHMQFSSALAQHQGYMPYMHGYPYGQGYDPSHPGYRGMPTVMMQNYPGSPYLPAGYPFSPYGGKMAGGEEEVRGGDKSRASPTVSGKAASVDSKALDILQQHASQYKSKSPTVGDKPSHERDRGERSGGERERERDMERPRSSPSQRIMPSHHHLGYPLLSGQYDLSYTTGLSSSAIVASQQATAPSLYPPARR, from the exons GTTCTGTGAGTCTCCCACCAGTGACTTGGAAATGAGGAATGGCCGGGGCCGGGGCAAGAGGATGAGGCCCAACAGCAACACACCCGTCAACGAGAACAGCAACTCGTCGGACAACAAGGGCAGCGGCACCAGCAAGACACGTGCCGCCAACAACAACAGTAAGGGCCGGCGGGGCAGCCAGACGTCGTCGGAGCGCCGCACGCCGCCCAACAGCAACACAGAGGACGTCAAGGCCAGCCCCTCATCGGCCAGCAAGCGCAAGTCCAAACCTGCCTCAGACATGGAGCCCAACTCCAGCTCTGAGGACACCAAAGGCAACAAGCGCATGCGCACCAACTCCAACAGCGGAGGAGGAGGGGCGCCTCCCCCTGTCCTTCCCCCCATCCCCTCAATTAAAACTGAGCCCCCGACGCTCGACCGCAACTGCCCCTCGCCGGTCCTCATCGACTGCCCGCACCCCGGCTGCAACAAGAAGTACAAGCACATCAACGGCCTCAAGTACCACCAGGCACGTGCACACAACGACGACGACGACATCAAGCTGGACCTGGATGGGGACAGTGAGTACGGGGAGGACTCCACGCTTCACCCTGAGCCGGGGAACTGCAACGGGGCCTCCAGTTCTCACAAAGGCTGCCTGTCTCCCGCACGGTCCGTCACCCCCAAAGGAAGGGGCTTGGACTGCCAGAGTCCGTCTCCTTCCCCAAGCAAGTTTGGTTCCAAACACAGTAAAAAGAAAGGTGGTGACGCTGACCCTGAAGCAAGCGGCATGCCGATGGAAGGCTGTGACGACGGGCCCTGTCTCACCGACGAGGCCAGCAACGATGGCATGGAAAAGTCCAAGTCCCACAAAAAGTCCAAGACCGACAAACTTTCTCAGAAGAACATGAAGTCATTGTCCCGGCCTGTACCCCCAGGGAGCGTAGCTTCCCAGCAGCTCTACTCCTTACAGGCTGCCTCTTTCCCTGCAGGGGGGAACCCCAATGCCTCCCTAGGGATCCCCCCTATGATACAGGGCATCCCCAAAAGCCCCCAGATGAAGGGCGCCCAGCCCACCAAACCCCCTGCCGCGATGGGAGACCCTGCCGCGCTGAACCCTGCTTCCGGTGCCTCAAAagaaaagaagaagaaggagaagaagaagagagacagcagGAAGGAGGCAGACAGCCCCAAGCCTCCGGGGAAAGGGGGGAAACCAGAAGAAGGCAAGAGCCCCTACTCTGAGTCCTCAGAGCCAGGAAAAGGTGACGGGCTACTTAACGGCTCCTCGGACCCCCACCAGAGCCGTCTTGCCAGCATCAAGGCAGAGGCGGATAAGATCTACAGCTTCACCGACAATGCCCCCAGTCTGTCCATAGGGGTGGCCAGCCGGATTGAGGGCACGGGAATGCCTCAGCCACTCACGCCCCTCCACGTGGTCACCCAGAATGGTGGCGGAGCAGACAACTCCTCAGTCAAGACCAACAGCCCGGCGTACTCGGACATCTCGGACGCAGGGGAGGACGGCGAGGGCAGACTTGTGGAAGGGGTGAAGGTCAAGGTGGAGGATCAAGGCATCAGAGAAGGAGCCAAGAAAGCTTTGTTCCCCAGCCAGACGCCCAACAAGGAGTCTCCGTACTATGCCGGCTATGAGGCTTACTACTCGCCCAACTACACCTGCCCCAGCCCGGGTGCCGCCAACCCGGGCATGCCGCACACCGAGAGTCCGGCGGTGAAAGTGAAGCGTGAGGACGAACAGGAGAATGTGGAAGACAAGGTCAAAGTGGAGCCTCACGAAGATCGCAAACCCGAGATGAACGCCTccagtcaacaacaacaacaacaacatcatcatcagcagcagcaacagtcaGTCATCCAACAGCGCTCCAACATGTACATGCAGCCTCTCTATTACAACCAGTACTCCTACGTTCCCCCGTACGCCTACCACCCGGACCAGGCCTACCACAACCACCTGCTCAACACCAACCCAGCCTACCGGCACCAGTACGAGGAGCGCCAGCGCCAGGTGATCTCTGAGCAGCACAGGGCGGCAGTGGCGGAGAAGAAGAGCTCTGACGCGGCGGCCATGAAGGAACGCGAGGCCTCCATGAAGGAGGAGTGGAAGCAGAAGGCCTTGGGGCCGCCCACTCTCTCCAAGGCCCCTGGCAAGACAGACAGCCTGGCCAACAAGACCCAACAGAACCAGGGTAAGACCAGAGACTCTCCATCGGAGCCCTCCAAGGCCTCCGCCACTGGCCTGAAAGGAGAGGTATCTAAGTCCCAGCAGGCCGAAGGGCTGAAGATGAAGCTGAGTGAAGGGGGGCACCATGGGAAGGAGGACTCCAAGCCAAGCCTGGACTCCAGAGCGGGGATAGAGCAAGCCATGTGGTACAGacag CAGACCCAGATGGAGGACGAGCAGCAACAACCACCACCGCGGTGGAAAgacgagagagaccgagagcgagagagagaccgcGACCGCAAAGGAAAGGACGACAGGCCCAACAGGCCCAAGGAGAGTGGCGGTCCCAAAGAGGAGGATGGCGCTGGTCCGAAAGAGGGCACAGACCCCAGAACGTCTTCTGCTGAGGACCAACGGGCCATGGGCAAAGACCCTCGTGCCAATGCCCACATGCAGTTCTCCTCTGCCCTGGCGCAGCATCAGGGCTACATGCCCTATATGCATGGTTACCCTTATGGGCAGGGCTATGACCCCAGCCACCCCGGGTACAGAGGCATGCCCACAGTCATGATGCAGAATTACCCAG GTTCCCCCTACCTGCCCGCGGGCTACCCGTTCTCCCCTTACGGCGGCAAGATGGCTGGTggtgaggaggaggtgaggggaggtGACAAGTCACGCGCTAGCCCCACGGTGAGTGGCAAGGCAGCTTCGGTGGACTCCAAGGCCCTGGACATCCTGCAGCAGCACGCCAGCCAGTACAAGAGCAAGTCCCCCACGGTGGGCGACAAACCCTCCCATgagagggacaggggagagaggagcggcggggagagggaacgagagagggacATGGAGCGGCCACGCTCCTCGCCCTCCCAGCGCATCATGCCCTCCCATCACCACCTGGGATACCCGCTGCTCTCGGGCCAGTATGATCTGTCCTACACTACAG GTCTCTCGTCATCAGCTATTGTTGCCAGTCAGCAAGCCACagccccctccctctaccccccggCGCGGAGATGA